The Psychrosphaera ytuae genome includes a region encoding these proteins:
- the hutI gene encoding imidazolonepropionase — protein sequence MNNSAQNCQAFDLVIKNVQLITLDKEHNKVPYGLLEDAAIAVTDGVIQWLGKSADLPDHPCKNVVDGEGQFLSPGLIDCHTHLVFAGSRAAEFEQRLNGMSYKEIAEQGGGILSTVKATREASFHELLKLAEQRAKTLMREGVTCIEIKSGYGLNTETEIKMLEVATALEQSLPIDIRRTFLGAHAVPPEFKGDSDGYIDYLINDTLPKVHELGLADAVDGFCENIGFSREQMARLFAEAKKIGLPVKLHAEQLSDSGGTALVADLDGLSADHLEYLSKKDCKRLSHSVTIPVLLPGAFHTLSETQLPPVDLLREYNVPMAIGSDYNPGSSPLCSLKLMMNMACTLFKLTPEEALLGVTKHAAMALGLDKVGELKVGYQANFCLWDIQHPAELSYTYGVNPLTRLWIRGQTCFL from the coding sequence ATGAATAATTCTGCTCAAAATTGCCAAGCGTTTGATCTTGTGATCAAAAACGTTCAGTTGATTACCCTAGATAAAGAACACAACAAGGTGCCTTACGGTTTGTTGGAAGATGCGGCTATTGCTGTAACGGATGGTGTCATTCAATGGCTAGGAAAGTCGGCTGATCTTCCTGATCATCCCTGTAAAAATGTCGTAGACGGCGAAGGCCAGTTTTTGTCGCCAGGCTTGATAGACTGTCACACCCACTTAGTTTTTGCAGGAAGTCGAGCGGCTGAATTTGAGCAGCGCCTCAATGGTATGAGCTACAAAGAAATTGCCGAGCAAGGTGGTGGTATTCTCAGTACGGTCAAGGCAACTCGAGAAGCTAGCTTCCATGAACTGTTAAAACTTGCCGAACAAAGAGCCAAAACTCTGATGCGTGAGGGTGTGACTTGCATAGAGATCAAATCTGGTTATGGATTAAATACCGAAACAGAAATCAAAATGCTCGAGGTTGCCACTGCACTTGAACAGTCACTTCCAATAGATATTCGTCGTACCTTTTTGGGTGCCCACGCGGTTCCTCCTGAGTTTAAAGGTGACTCAGATGGTTACATAGATTACTTGATTAATGACACTTTACCTAAAGTCCATGAGTTAGGGTTAGCCGATGCAGTTGATGGCTTTTGTGAAAATATCGGTTTTAGTCGTGAGCAAATGGCGCGTTTGTTTGCTGAGGCAAAAAAAATTGGTTTGCCTGTAAAACTCCATGCTGAACAGCTCAGTGACAGTGGTGGCACGGCTTTGGTGGCCGATCTTGATGGCTTGTCAGCGGATCATTTAGAGTATTTATCCAAAAAAGATTGTAAAAGGCTATCCCATTCTGTAACCATTCCTGTATTATTACCAGGTGCCTTTCATACTTTGTCTGAAACACAGCTACCGCCGGTTGATTTATTGCGAGAATATAACGTTCCAATGGCAATTGGTAGTGACTACAACCCAGGGTCTTCGCCACTGTGCTCATTAAAGTTGATGATGAACATGGCGTGTACGCTCTTTAAACTAACTCCAGAAGAGGCACTACTAGGAGTTACAAAGCATGCGGCCATGGCACTAGGGTTGGACAAAGTTGGTGAGTTAAAAGTGGGGTATCAAGCCAACTTCTGTCTATGGGATATTCAACATCCGGCGGAACTTAGCTATACATATGGGGTTAACCCTTTGACCCGGTTATGGATTCGAGGTCAAACCTGCTTTTTGTAA
- the glnL gene encoding nitrogen regulation protein NR(II) has translation MTKNSVPTSVSEQILEQLSLAVILIDQQGKVMFANQHAVMLFGLGRKKLIEQNLLDCPVHHTFPIHLLEQLWETEQPFSDHNVEWVFIDGRHVITEVNADLAMLNQEAVCLLQLRTNDSLRKLNQENTQKHHISASRHLIRGLAHEIKNPLGGIRGAAQLLSRSLPSEDLKEYTQMIIEQSDRLRDLVDRLLGPNTPPKRVATNIHSVLERIYNLVRVEAPEQMLFERDYDPSLPATVLDPNQIEQAILNVVQNGVQALRDFQPSDANFSPKLTIQTRYVGAKVLHGVRFKKVLKVSIIDNGPGVSEELKGTLFYPMITNKSDGNGLGLSISQTLIDQHQGQIELESWPGQTEFTIYLPVIEAQ, from the coding sequence ATGACAAAGAATTCAGTGCCGACATCCGTCAGTGAACAAATATTAGAACAGCTGAGTCTTGCTGTGATCTTGATCGATCAGCAAGGTAAAGTGATGTTTGCCAACCAGCATGCGGTCATGTTGTTTGGTCTTGGCCGTAAAAAGCTCATCGAACAAAACCTGTTAGACTGTCCGGTCCATCATACGTTCCCTATTCATTTACTTGAGCAACTTTGGGAAACCGAACAACCTTTTTCAGATCACAATGTTGAATGGGTCTTTATTGATGGGCGTCACGTCATAACCGAGGTTAACGCAGATTTAGCTATGCTGAATCAAGAGGCTGTATGTTTGTTGCAACTTCGAACAAACGACAGCTTACGTAAGCTCAATCAAGAAAACACCCAGAAGCACCATATTAGTGCATCCCGTCATTTGATCCGTGGTTTAGCTCATGAAATCAAAAATCCATTAGGTGGGATCCGTGGCGCGGCACAGCTTTTATCGCGGTCGTTACCAAGTGAGGATCTAAAAGAATACACCCAAATGATCATCGAGCAGTCGGATCGGCTGCGCGATTTAGTTGATCGTTTATTAGGTCCTAATACGCCGCCAAAACGGGTTGCGACCAATATTCACAGTGTATTAGAACGAATTTACAACTTAGTGCGAGTTGAAGCGCCTGAGCAAATGTTGTTTGAGCGCGACTACGACCCCAGTTTGCCCGCGACGGTATTAGATCCAAACCAGATTGAGCAAGCAATTTTAAATGTCGTTCAAAATGGAGTTCAAGCTCTGCGAGACTTCCAGCCAAGTGACGCCAACTTTAGCCCTAAGCTAACGATTCAAACTCGCTATGTCGGGGCTAAAGTCTTGCATGGGGTCAGATTTAAAAAAGTACTCAAGGTGTCGATTATCGACAATGGTCCAGGGGTTAGTGAAGAACTAAAAGGTACTTTGTTTTATCCAATGATAACTAATAAGTCCGATGGAAACGGCCTCGGCTTATCAATATCACAAACCTTGATTGATCAGCACCAAGGCCAAATTGAGCTAGAGAGTTGGCCAGGTCAAACGGAATTCACTATTTATTTGCCGGTAATAGAGGCGCAGTAG
- the hutC gene encoding histidine utilization repressor, translated as MAAKFEQIKSFILNAIESGEWQENDLVPSENKLAEQFEVSRMTARRALEELSAQGILVRTKGSGTYVASLKGQGSMFEIKDIADEIKGRGHEYHSQVLELETIQAIAPIAIALDVDIDSEVFRSVIVHFDNNKPVQVEERFINPDLASEYLQQDFATTTPHEYLSKVAPLTEARHTIEAISPSEQVCEWLQMYNPEPCLQLIRRTSSKSGVVCFARIIYPGSSYRLGGQLTFKK; from the coding sequence ATGGCCGCTAAATTTGAACAAATTAAATCTTTTATTCTCAACGCAATCGAATCCGGTGAGTGGCAAGAAAATGATTTAGTCCCATCTGAAAACAAGCTCGCAGAGCAGTTTGAAGTGAGTCGAATGACCGCGCGTCGTGCCCTTGAAGAGTTGTCTGCGCAGGGAATTTTGGTTCGTACCAAAGGTTCTGGTACTTATGTCGCCTCCCTTAAGGGGCAGGGCTCGATGTTCGAAATTAAAGACATAGCCGACGAGATTAAAGGTCGTGGTCACGAGTATCACAGTCAGGTACTCGAACTCGAAACCATCCAAGCAATTGCTCCGATAGCTATTGCCCTAGACGTCGATATAGACTCAGAAGTATTTCGTTCTGTGATTGTCCACTTTGACAATAACAAGCCAGTACAAGTCGAAGAGCGTTTCATCAATCCTGACTTAGCATCTGAATACTTACAACAAGACTTTGCAACCACTACGCCACACGAATATTTATCGAAAGTAGCGCCACTGACAGAAGCACGCCACACCATTGAGGCAATTTCACCAAGTGAGCAGGTCTGTGAGTGGCTCCAAATGTACAACCCTGAGCCTTGCTTACAACTTATCCGACGCACATCGAGTAAATCCGGTGTCGTCTGTTTTGCCCGAATTATTTACCCAGGTTCGAGTTACCGTCTTGGCGGTCAATTAACCTTCAAAAAATAA
- the ntrC gene encoding nitrogen regulation protein NR(I), with protein MNRVWVVDDDNSIRWVLEKALQADGFDVESFASADLILQRLEYEQPEAIVSDIRMPNMDGMELLSEIQREYPDLPVIIMTAHSDLDSAVNAFQQGAFEYLPKPFDIDDAVNLAKRAVEHGKKRSAKKAPKVEESVSEIIGEAPAMQEVFRAIGRLSRSSVSVLINGQSGTGKELVAHALHKHSPRAQELFVALNMAAIPKDLIESELFGHEKGAFTGAAATKKGRFEQADGGTLFLDEIGDMPLDVQTRLLRVLADGQFYRVGGHEPISVDVRIVAATHQNLEKLVAENKFREDLFHRLNVIRIHIPTLKERQQDIPKLCQHFLNQAAKELSVEAKTISKPALEFLQNYSWPGNVRQLENTCRWLTVMASGKEILLDDLPPEMLSGESERLVSPMSAQPELGDWVSMFEQWLNSELSEGKSGIIKQAQADFETALIQVALRHCNGHRQQAAKRIGWGRNTISRKIQELNLK; from the coding sequence ATGAATAGAGTATGGGTGGTTGATGATGATAACTCAATTCGTTGGGTTCTCGAAAAAGCCTTACAAGCTGATGGTTTTGACGTTGAGTCGTTTGCGTCTGCTGACTTGATTTTACAGCGATTAGAATACGAACAGCCGGAAGCGATCGTTTCAGATATACGTATGCCAAACATGGATGGGATGGAGTTGCTCTCGGAAATTCAACGAGAATATCCAGACCTTCCAGTTATCATCATGACCGCACATTCGGACTTAGATTCAGCGGTAAACGCTTTTCAACAAGGGGCGTTTGAGTATTTACCCAAGCCCTTTGATATTGACGATGCAGTCAATTTGGCAAAACGTGCAGTGGAACACGGTAAAAAGCGTTCTGCGAAGAAGGCGCCCAAAGTCGAAGAATCGGTATCTGAGATCATTGGTGAAGCACCTGCGATGCAGGAAGTATTTAGAGCGATTGGTCGTTTATCTCGCTCTAGTGTGAGTGTTTTGATCAATGGTCAATCAGGTACAGGTAAAGAGCTAGTCGCTCATGCGTTACACAAACATAGCCCAAGGGCACAAGAACTATTTGTAGCACTTAACATGGCAGCAATTCCAAAAGACCTAATCGAGTCTGAATTGTTTGGTCATGAAAAAGGAGCCTTTACTGGTGCTGCAGCGACCAAAAAGGGCCGCTTTGAACAGGCTGATGGCGGTACCTTGTTTTTGGATGAAATTGGCGACATGCCCCTTGACGTGCAAACTCGGTTGTTGCGAGTGTTAGCGGATGGTCAGTTTTATCGAGTTGGTGGTCACGAACCGATTTCTGTTGATGTTAGGATTGTCGCGGCGACCCATCAAAACCTTGAAAAACTGGTTGCCGAAAATAAGTTTAGGGAAGATTTGTTTCACCGTCTTAACGTAATACGAATCCATATTCCGACTTTGAAAGAGCGTCAGCAGGATATTCCTAAACTGTGCCAGCACTTCTTAAATCAAGCAGCTAAAGAGCTCAGTGTTGAAGCTAAGACGATCAGCAAACCTGCTTTAGAATTTCTGCAAAATTACAGTTGGCCGGGCAACGTCCGTCAGTTAGAAAATACATGTCGTTGGCTTACTGTCATGGCCAGTGGCAAGGAAATTTTGTTGGATGACTTACCACCAGAGATGCTATCAGGAGAAAGTGAGCGCCTTGTTTCACCAATGAGCGCACAACCTGAATTAGGCGATTGGGTATCAATGTTTGAACAGTGGCTCAATAGCGAATTATCTGAAGGTAAGTCCGGTATTATCAAACAAGCACAAGCTGACTTCGAAACGGCGCTTATCCAAGTTGCATTGCGTCATTGCAATGGCCACAGACAACAAGCGGCAAAACGAATCGGCTGGGGAAGAAACACCATAAGTCGCAAAATCCAAGAGCTGAACCTAAAGTAG
- the hutU gene encoding urocanate hydratase: MSDPRFDETRNIKAPTGSKITAKSWLTEAAKRMLMNNLDNEVAEHPQNLVVYGGIGRAARDWKSFDKIVEVLDQLEDHQTLLVQSGKPVGVFNTHPNAPRVLIANSNLVPHWANWEHFNELDKKGLMMYGQMTAGSWIYIGSQGIVQGTYETFVAMAKQHFNGDAKGRWVLTGGLGGMGGAQPLAATMAGYAALVVECDESRIDFRLRTGYVDKKATTLDEALEMINQAVANKEAISVGLLGNAADIFPELVARGVTPDVVTDQTSAHDPLNGYLPKGWTMEHAKAMREQDEAAVVKAAKQSMALQVQAMLTLQERGAATTDYGNNIRQMALEEGVENAFDFPGFVPAYVRPLFCEGIGPFRWVALSGDPEDIYKTDAKVKELIPDNPHLHNWLDMAKERIQFQGLPARICWIGLKDRARIAKAFNDMVKSGELSAPVVIGRDHLDSGSVASPNRETEAMLDGSDAVSDWPLLNALLNTAGGATWVSLHHGGGVGMGFSQHSGVVIVADGTDAAEQRLANVLWNDPATGVMRHADAGYDIAKQCAKEQGLNLPSIDFDAQTTDSNSSK; encoded by the coding sequence ATGAGCGATCCACGTTTTGACGAAACCCGAAACATCAAAGCACCCACTGGCAGCAAGATAACCGCTAAGTCATGGTTAACTGAAGCGGCCAAGCGAATGTTGATGAATAACCTCGACAATGAAGTCGCTGAACACCCACAAAATCTAGTCGTCTACGGCGGTATTGGCCGAGCGGCAAGGGATTGGAAGAGTTTCGACAAAATTGTTGAAGTACTTGATCAACTTGAAGATCACCAAACACTGCTGGTTCAGTCGGGTAAACCCGTTGGCGTATTCAATACGCATCCAAATGCACCTCGAGTTCTTATTGCAAACTCAAACCTGGTACCACATTGGGCTAATTGGGAGCACTTCAACGAGCTCGATAAAAAGGGCCTAATGATGTACGGCCAAATGACCGCGGGCTCGTGGATTTACATTGGTTCTCAAGGCATAGTCCAAGGTACTTACGAAACATTTGTCGCGATGGCCAAACAGCACTTTAATGGCGATGCGAAAGGACGTTGGGTGTTAACCGGTGGCCTAGGCGGTATGGGTGGTGCACAACCACTTGCTGCGACGATGGCTGGATATGCTGCGTTAGTGGTTGAATGTGATGAGTCTCGCATCGATTTTCGCCTGCGTACGGGGTACGTCGACAAAAAAGCGACGACACTCGACGAAGCACTAGAGATGATCAATCAAGCTGTCGCAAATAAAGAAGCTATCTCAGTTGGCCTACTTGGTAACGCGGCTGATATCTTCCCAGAGTTGGTAGCCCGAGGTGTTACACCAGATGTAGTAACAGACCAAACTTCTGCTCACGACCCACTTAATGGTTATCTTCCTAAAGGATGGACCATGGAACACGCAAAAGCGATGCGTGAACAAGACGAGGCTGCAGTCGTTAAAGCCGCTAAACAGTCTATGGCGTTGCAAGTCCAAGCAATGTTAACACTGCAAGAAAGAGGTGCCGCAACGACCGACTATGGCAACAACATTCGTCAAATGGCGCTCGAAGAAGGTGTCGAAAATGCCTTTGATTTTCCGGGCTTTGTTCCGGCCTATGTTCGCCCACTATTTTGTGAAGGAATCGGTCCTTTCCGTTGGGTCGCGCTGTCTGGTGATCCAGAAGATATTTACAAAACAGACGCAAAAGTTAAAGAGCTTATTCCGGACAATCCACATCTACACAATTGGTTGGACATGGCTAAAGAACGCATTCAATTCCAAGGGCTTCCAGCACGTATCTGCTGGATTGGATTAAAAGACCGCGCTCGTATCGCTAAAGCGTTCAACGATATGGTGAAATCTGGAGAATTGTCTGCGCCTGTCGTTATTGGCCGCGACCACTTAGATTCGGGCTCAGTTGCAAGTCCAAACCGCGAAACAGAAGCCATGTTAGATGGCTCAGATGCCGTTTCTGATTGGCCATTACTTAACGCACTACTCAATACAGCTGGCGGTGCTACTTGGGTATCACTTCATCACGGTGGTGGTGTAGGTATGGGCTTCAGCCAACACTCAGGTGTGGTGATTGTTGCCGACGGTACAGATGCTGCAGAACAACGCCTTGCCAATGTGTTATGGAACGACCCGGCAACTGGCGTCATGCGACACGCCGATGCTGGCTATGACATCGCTAAGCAATGCGCCAAAGAACAAGGCTTAAATTTACCTAGTATTGATTTTGACGCTCAGACAACTGACTCAAATAGCAGTAAATAA
- the pckA gene encoding phosphoenolpyruvate carboxykinase (ATP) — MTTTIDLSRYGILEPTEILHNPSYEVLFAEETKPDLEGYEKGTVTELGAVSVNTGIFTGRSPKDKYIVLDDVTKDTVWWNNEAAPNDNKPLSPEVWQDLKGLVSRQLSGKRLFVVDTFCGANEKVRLKVRFITEVAWQAHFVKNMFIRPTEEELANYGEPDFVVMNGSKTSNPDFEKHGMNSEVFTVFNMTEKMQIIGGTWYGGEMKKGMFAMMNYYLPLQGMASMHCSANVGKDGDVAIFFGLSGTGKTTLSTDPKRELIGDDEHGWDDDGIFNFEGGCYAKTIDLDKESEPDIYNAIRRDALLENVAVDDQGKIDFTDGSLTQNTRVSYPLYHIDNIVKPVSKAGHAQKVIFLTADAFGVLPPVSKLTDAQTKYHFLSGFTAKLAGTERGITEPQPTFSACFGKAFLTLHPLQYADVLVKRMNAAGAEAYLVNTGWNGSGKRISIKDTRAIIDRILDGSIENAPTKIVPIFNLEVPTELEGVDPAILDPRDTYQDETQWNDKATDLAQRFIKYFEQYTDLEDGAELVAAGPQLS, encoded by the coding sequence ATGACAACAACTATCGACTTATCTCGCTACGGCATTTTAGAGCCGACCGAAATCTTACATAACCCGTCTTACGAGGTTTTGTTTGCAGAAGAAACAAAACCTGATCTTGAGGGTTATGAAAAAGGCACTGTTACGGAACTAGGTGCCGTAAGTGTAAACACCGGTATTTTTACTGGCCGCTCGCCAAAAGATAAGTACATTGTTCTTGACGATGTAACTAAAGATACAGTTTGGTGGAACAACGAAGCAGCACCAAATGACAACAAACCATTATCACCAGAAGTCTGGCAAGACCTCAAAGGCCTAGTTTCTCGTCAGTTATCTGGCAAGCGCTTGTTTGTTGTTGATACATTTTGTGGTGCCAATGAAAAAGTACGTCTTAAAGTTCGTTTTATTACTGAAGTTGCTTGGCAAGCGCATTTCGTTAAAAACATGTTCATTCGCCCAACTGAAGAAGAACTAGCAAATTACGGCGAGCCAGACTTTGTGGTAATGAACGGTTCTAAAACGTCAAACCCAGATTTCGAAAAACACGGTATGAACTCAGAAGTATTTACCGTGTTCAACATGACTGAAAAAATGCAGATCATTGGCGGTACTTGGTACGGCGGTGAGATGAAAAAAGGCATGTTCGCAATGATGAACTACTACCTACCTTTGCAAGGCATGGCATCAATGCACTGCTCTGCAAACGTGGGTAAAGATGGCGATGTAGCTATTTTCTTTGGTTTATCTGGCACAGGTAAAACAACGCTTTCTACTGATCCTAAGCGTGAATTAATCGGTGACGATGAACACGGCTGGGATGATGACGGTATCTTCAACTTTGAAGGTGGTTGTTACGCTAAAACAATCGACTTGGATAAAGAAAGCGAGCCAGACATTTACAATGCTATTCGCCGTGATGCGTTATTAGAAAACGTAGCGGTTGATGACCAAGGTAAAATTGACTTCACAGATGGTTCTTTAACTCAGAACACTCGTGTTTCTTACCCGCTATATCACATTGATAATATTGTTAAGCCAGTTTCAAAAGCAGGCCATGCACAAAAAGTTATTTTCTTAACAGCAGATGCATTTGGCGTGTTACCGCCAGTCTCTAAATTGACTGACGCGCAAACCAAGTATCACTTCTTGTCTGGTTTTACCGCAAAATTAGCTGGTACTGAGCGCGGTATTACTGAGCCTCAACCAACATTCTCTGCATGTTTTGGTAAAGCATTCTTGACCTTACACCCATTACAATATGCTGATGTACTTGTTAAGCGTATGAATGCGGCAGGTGCAGAAGCTTATTTAGTTAACACAGGCTGGAATGGTTCGGGCAAGCGTATTTCGATTAAAGACACGCGTGCAATCATTGACCGTATCTTGGATGGTTCTATTGAAAATGCACCAACTAAGATTGTGCCTATCTTCAACTTAGAAGTACCGACAGAGTTAGAAGGTGTTGATCCTGCTATCTTAGACCCTCGTGATACTTACCAAGATGAAACTCAATGGAACGACAAAGCGACTGACCTTGCACAACGTTTTATCAAGTACTTTGAGCAGTACACCGACTTAGAAGACGGTGCAGAGCTAGTAGCTGCTGGACCACAGCTTTCGTAA
- the hutH gene encoding histidine ammonia-lyase yields the protein MNELHLNPGQLSLEQLRQVYDQPTRITLDPSCIDTINKSQQAVQQVIDEDRVVYGINTGFGLLANTRISKQELQILQRKIVLSHAAGTGEYLSDEVTRLMMVLKINSLARGFSGIRLSVIEALIKLVNAEVYPCVPAKGSVGASGDLAPLAHLVLPLLGEGKVRIDGKVLDSNVGLERAGIKTIELAPKEGLALLNGTQTSTALALKGYFLAQDLLASAIMVGATTVEAALGSRAPFDERIHLARGQQGQIDIASAFRHVLTSQSEIGQSHVKCEKVQDPYSLRCQPQVLGACLQQVRHAGEVLQVEANGVTDNPLIFLHDDGADIISGGNFHAEPVAMAADNIALAISEIGALSERRMAMLIDSNLSKLPPFLVENGGVNSGFMIAQVTSAALASENKTYAHPASVDSLPTSANQEDHVSMATFAARRLQDMADNTFTILAVEWLAACQGLDFRAPNRSSELIEEGKRRLRSVVPFYDEDRYFAPDIEHAKQLLQARQLAELLH from the coding sequence ATGAACGAGCTACATTTAAACCCAGGTCAATTGTCTTTAGAGCAACTTCGTCAAGTTTACGATCAGCCTACCCGTATTACACTTGACCCTAGCTGTATTGATACCATCAACAAAAGCCAGCAAGCGGTCCAACAAGTCATCGACGAAGATCGAGTGGTTTACGGTATCAATACCGGATTTGGCTTACTCGCCAACACCCGGATTTCTAAACAAGAATTACAAATACTTCAACGCAAGATTGTACTGTCTCATGCCGCTGGTACAGGTGAATACCTTAGCGACGAAGTCACCCGCTTAATGATGGTTTTGAAAATAAACTCTTTGGCTCGAGGCTTTTCGGGGATCCGTTTATCTGTCATTGAAGCACTTATTAAATTAGTTAATGCCGAAGTTTACCCTTGCGTCCCAGCCAAAGGTTCAGTTGGTGCATCAGGTGACTTAGCCCCACTGGCACACCTAGTGTTACCATTGCTTGGTGAAGGTAAAGTTAGAATCGATGGAAAAGTTTTGGATTCAAACGTTGGCTTAGAGCGAGCTGGTATTAAAACAATTGAACTTGCCCCTAAAGAAGGCTTAGCCTTACTCAATGGAACTCAAACTTCTACGGCATTAGCATTAAAAGGCTACTTCTTAGCACAAGACCTCCTTGCTTCGGCAATTATGGTGGGAGCCACCACAGTAGAAGCAGCCTTAGGCTCAAGAGCTCCTTTTGACGAACGAATTCATTTAGCGCGTGGGCAGCAAGGCCAAATTGATATTGCTAGCGCCTTTAGACACGTTCTTACGTCCCAGTCTGAAATTGGCCAGTCTCACGTTAAATGTGAAAAAGTTCAAGATCCGTACTCCTTGCGTTGCCAGCCTCAAGTTCTTGGCGCTTGTTTACAACAGGTGCGTCACGCTGGTGAAGTATTACAAGTTGAGGCAAATGGCGTAACGGATAACCCGTTGATATTTTTACACGATGACGGTGCAGATATTATCTCTGGAGGTAACTTCCACGCTGAGCCAGTCGCTATGGCCGCAGATAATATCGCATTAGCCATTTCAGAAATTGGTGCGCTGTCTGAGCGCCGTATGGCAATGTTAATCGACTCTAACTTAAGTAAATTACCACCCTTCTTGGTTGAAAATGGCGGTGTAAACTCAGGGTTTATGATTGCTCAAGTCACATCAGCCGCTTTAGCGTCCGAAAACAAAACCTATGCTCATCCAGCATCGGTAGATAGCTTACCTACTAGTGCGAACCAAGAAGATCACGTTTCAATGGCAACGTTTGCTGCTAGACGACTACAAGATATGGCCGATAATACGTTTACTATATTGGCCGTCGAATGGCTAGCGGCATGCCAAGGTTTAGACTTTAGAGCACCAAACCGTTCCTCAGAGCTTATCGAAGAAGGAAAGCGTCGTCTTCGTAGCGTCGTACCTTTTTATGACGAAGACCGTTACTTTGCGCCTGACATCGAGCACGCAAAGCAGCTATTACAAGCACGACAACTGGCAGAGCTACTTCACTAA
- a CDS encoding LPP20 family lipoprotein — MRSFSISHLLGLAIVALVLVACASSPKWLTEANSDTQSQFITVGSGTSKESALQDALANLANRLIVNVQAQTITNNQKRADGEVLQTFDITGTSRSEHFSFINPTVLNTTTHNNATYVQVAVDKARFFKQINAIVDKKLTTALDYEFDNKVSIISRGLQIWPELPKIEAYLNLLAMYQPVGKIKQAKLDNLKRDFLEAIADTKMKVVISPNDNIRQLGIGQSLTQRINSMGFSEQANDELTLLVVGPTVQSFRAEPFTVTKLAGQSVLFFNGQKVMTKPITVTKYERSAAMSLASAKASFIDALFTEDL; from the coding sequence ATGCGTTCATTTTCCATCAGTCACCTTTTAGGGTTAGCCATAGTTGCGCTAGTTTTAGTCGCGTGTGCGTCCTCTCCGAAATGGTTGACGGAGGCGAATTCAGATACTCAATCCCAGTTTATTACCGTAGGCTCTGGCACAAGTAAAGAATCAGCTTTGCAAGATGCATTGGCTAATTTAGCTAACCGGCTAATAGTTAATGTTCAGGCTCAAACCATCACCAATAATCAAAAGCGTGCTGATGGCGAGGTTCTTCAAACTTTCGATATAACGGGAACAAGTCGTTCAGAACACTTTTCATTTATCAATCCGACTGTCTTAAACACAACCACTCATAATAATGCTACGTATGTGCAGGTTGCGGTTGATAAAGCTCGGTTTTTTAAACAAATCAACGCCATAGTTGATAAAAAACTGACAACTGCACTCGACTACGAATTTGATAACAAAGTTTCCATTATTAGCCGTGGACTACAAATTTGGCCTGAGTTACCCAAAATCGAGGCCTACCTAAACTTATTGGCTATGTATCAACCGGTTGGAAAAATCAAACAAGCCAAATTAGATAATTTGAAGCGCGACTTTTTAGAAGCTATTGCAGACACAAAAATGAAGGTCGTCATCAGCCCAAACGATAACATTCGTCAATTAGGCATTGGCCAATCGTTGACACAACGAATCAATAGCATGGGGTTTTCAGAACAAGCAAATGACGAATTGACCCTATTAGTTGTTGGGCCAACGGTTCAAAGTTTCCGTGCTGAACCTTTCACGGTGACTAAATTAGCAGGTCAAAGCGTTCTGTTTTTTAATGGACAAAAAGTCATGACCAAACCGATTACAGTTACTAAATACGAGCGCTCCGCCGCCATGTCCCTAGCCAGTGCCAAAGCCTCATTTATAGACGCACTCTTTACAGAGGACCTTTAA